The Thermoanaerobaculia bacterium genome contains a region encoding:
- a CDS encoding J domain-containing protein, with product MARSVNHYQVLGVDRTATDEQIRKRFRDLARERHPDRFPAGEKPRAEAEFQALTEAYNILSNRERRAAHDFDLDNKVVSADDPQAIAQAYLARGVDEYREGRWDSAFSNFELAMHHDPENAKIQHHFALAASRFPNRMRHAVAAIEKSIRIDPHNASFLKDAGLIFRQAGLWTRAEKCYLEAMRWTPDSAEVRRGLEEARAHRAPQA from the coding sequence ATGGCTCGATCGGTCAACCATTATCAGGTTCTCGGAGTGGACCGGACTGCGACGGACGAGCAGATCCGGAAACGCTTCCGCGACCTCGCGCGCGAACGGCACCCCGACCGGTTTCCGGCGGGGGAGAAGCCCCGCGCCGAGGCGGAGTTCCAGGCGCTGACGGAGGCCTACAACATCCTCTCGAACCGGGAGAGGCGCGCCGCCCACGATTTCGACCTCGACAACAAGGTCGTTTCCGCCGACGACCCGCAGGCGATCGCCCAGGCGTATCTCGCCCGCGGGGTCGACGAGTACCGGGAAGGCCGGTGGGATTCGGCGTTCTCGAACTTCGAGCTCGCCATGCACCACGATCCCGAGAACGCGAAGATCCAGCATCACTTCGCCCTCGCCGCGTCGCGCTTCCCGAACCGGATGCGGCACGCCGTCGCCGCGATCGAGAAGTCGATCCGGATCGATCCGCACAACGCCAGCTTCCTGAAGGACGCCGGGCTGATCTTCCGCCAGGCGGGCCTCTGGACGCGGGCGGAGAAGTGTTACCTCGAGGCGATGCGGTGGACGCCCGATTCGGCGGAAGTGCGACGCGGTCTCGAGGAGGCGCGCGCCCACCGCGCGCCCCAGGCCTGA